From the Deinococcus seoulensis genome, the window CGGCGCAGGAGCAGACGCGCCTGAACGACGCCGAGCAGAAGCTGGCGGCCCTGCAACTGGAATTGCAGGCGCTGCGTACCGAGGTGCAGGGGCTGGCCGCGCCCCCGTCGGCAGGCGGCGCGGCCGACTGAGCGTGGCGGCCCGGACGCTGGGTGCGGCGGGGGTCAGGGCAGCGCTTCGGCCTCGCGGACGATCTGCAGGACGCGTTCGCGGATGCTGCGTTCCTCGCGCAGGTAGCGTCCGGCGCTCATCTGCACGCCGATGGCCGCCACGACCGTGTCGCCGGGGTGTCCGTCGGGCAGGCCGCTGTGCAGCGCGTGGTACGGGACGCCCAGGGTGCACTGGCCGGGAATCCATTCCTCGATGGAGTACGCGTACCCGAGGCGGCGGACCTTGGCGACCTCGGTCTTCCATTCGTCCAGTGAGGTGATGGAGCTGGGCGTGCAGGCCTCGAAGCTGCGGGGCGTGATGTCGGCGTGCGCGTACAGGATCTTGCCGCTGGCGGTGGCGGTGGCGGGCAGGTACACGTCGAGCGGCAGGTCGATGTCGGCGTCCGGGTGGCGTTCGCGGATGGTCGCGACGACCTCCTCGCCTTCCAGGATGCACAGGAACGCCACGGCGCGGACCTCCAGGGCCAGCCGGGTGATCAGGGCGCGGGCCTCGGGGAACCACGGCAGCGAGGCGGTGAGTTGCGCGCCCATCTCGGCGAGGTGCCAGGACAGGCGGTACTTGCCGGCGGGGGTGCGGCGCAGGAAGCCCGCCTCGGTCAGTCCGGCGAGGTAGGCGTGTGCGGTGGCGCGGGGCACGCCGAGGTGGGAGGCCAGTGCCCGGACGCCCCATTCGGGTTGTTCGGCGCTGAAAGCCCCCAGGATGTTGGCCGCTTTCTGAAGGGAGAGCACACGTCCAGCCTACAGGGACAAGCGCGGATTGTATACATCTTTTTTCGCGTTTCGCCGCTTTCCTGGACCCGGTCCAGCAATCTGCCCCCACCCCACCACCCGGTCGCGTACCGGAGGCCACGGCGCCCATCCCGCACGGCAAGAAAGGACGCCCGGTCAGTCCGGGTCGAGTGCGCGCTACAGTGCCCGGCGTGCCCACCCGACCCACTCACTCCGGCCGCCGCGCCCCACTGCCGACCCTGCGACCTGCGCTGCGGTCTGCTCTGCTGCCGGGTCTGCTGGCACTCGGCCTCGCGGCGCTGCCGGTCGTGGCCGCCCCGGCCCCTGTGCTGGCCTCCACCCCCGCCAGCGCCACCCTGACCAGCACCGTCCCGCTCAGCGCCGCCCCGCTCAGCGCCGCCCAGGTGCAGGCCGCGCGCGGCGAGACGGTGTACGTCCTGGCCTGTGCCATGTGTCACGGCGACCGCCTGGAGGGCATCAGCGGTCCCGCCCTGCGCGGCGAGAGCTTCGAGGCGGGCTTCGCGGACCTGCCGCCCCTGGGCCTGCACGACCTGATCCGCGACACCATGCCCCAGGACCAGCGCGGCACCCTGAGCCCGCAGGAAGTCCTGGACGTGACCGCCTACCTGCTCGGCGAGAACGGCCACGCCCTCCCGGACGGCGGCCTGAACGCCGCAAACCTCTCCGGGCTGCTGCCGCGCCGGCAGGACACGCCCACCCATCCCTGAACCGGAGCGGCCCCAGTCTGGAGAGGGCCTGAACTGGCAGCCGGTTCAGTCGCGGCGCAGGTAGGCCAGCATCAGGTCACCCGTGGCGCGCAGGGCGTCGGTGTGCGTGCGCTCGTAGGCGTGACTGGCGTCCACGCCCGGCCCGATCAGCGCCACCGGGTAGTCCCCACCGGCCCGCCACGCCGCCGTGCCGTCCGAGGCGTAGAAGGGGTAGATGTCCACCCGCAGGTCCAGCCCGGCCGTGCGGGCCGCGGCGCGCAGCCGGTTCCCGAGCGCGTGATCGTACGGCCCGCCGCCATCTGCCACGCACAGCGTCACGTGATGCTCGCTGCTGGTCTGCCCGTCCCCGACTGCCGCCATGTCCACGGCGATCAGTTCGTCGGTGTGCGCGGGAATGCCGGTGGCCGCGCCGTGCCCGACCTCCTCGTACGTGGTGATGTGAAAGGCCGCCGTGACGCCCGCCGGGCGGGCCAGCAGCTCGCGCGTGACCGCCAGGAACACCGCGACCGCCGCCTTGTTGTCCAGGTGGCGGGCCTTCACGTACCCGCTGCCGGTCACGCGGGGCCGCGCGTCGAAACTCACGAAGTCGCCCACGGCCACGCCCAGCGCGTGCACGTCCCGCGCGCCGAACACCGGTTCGTCCAGCCGGACCTCCATGACGGCCGCCTCGCGCTTGAGTTCACGCAGGGCCGCGCCGTGCACGTGCGTGCTCTGGCGGACGTTCACGACCGTGCCCGTCAGTTCCTGCCCGGCCTGCGTGTGCACGCGCACGTCCTCGCCCTCCACGGTCGCCCAGTCGTACCCGCCCAGCCCCCACAGCCGCAACCGGCCGCTGTCCTTGACGCCCTTGACCATCGCGCCCAGCGTGTCCACGTGCCCGCTGAACGTCACGTGCCCCTCGCCCGTGCCCGGCACCTCCCAGGTCAGCGCGCCCTTGCGGGTCCGGCGGGATGGCACGCCCAGCGCCCGCAACTCGGATTCGATCAGGGTCACGGCGCGGTCCGTGAAGCCCGTCGGGCTGGGCGTGTCCAGCAGGCGCACCAGCACGTCCAGGGTGTACTCAAGGTTCAGGTCGCTCACGCCGGCACCACCACGTCCGACACCGCGAACCCCTCCGCCTGCGCGGACGCCAGGGTCGCCGCGAGTTCCGGGGTGCCCGGCAGCGCCAGCACGTGCAGGGTCCGCACGGCGCGCCCGTGCAGCTGCGCGGCCAGTTCCGAACCCTCGAAGGCGTCCGGGCGGGCGGCGCGGACCAGCACGTCGCCCTGCTCGGCCCGGAAGTCCGGGTGCAGCGTCCAGGCTTTCGAGAAGGTCTCCCAGTCCGCGCCGCGCGGCGCGTCCCACTGCACGAACGCCACCAGCCACCCGGCCGCGCGGGCCTCGTCCACGTGGTGCGCCCAGTCGCGCGCCAGCGCCCGCTCGTCGCTGCGGTCCTCCAGGTCGTGACGCTGCGCGTTCAGCAGCAGCAGGGCGTTCGGGGTGAGGGTCATGCCGCCCAGAATAAGGCAGCGATCCCGTGCGGGGCGGGAACAGGAGCCGGTCAGGGGCGCAGCACGAGCTTGCCGACCGTGCGGCCCGTCTGCTGGGCGCGGTGCGCGTCGGCCACCTGCGCCAGCGGGAACACCTGGCTGACGTGCGAGCGCAGTTGCCCGGCCGCGACCAGCCGCACGAGTTCGTTCAGGTGCGCGCGCGACGGGTACACCAGAATCCGGGTGGCGTGCACGCCCCGCTCCTGCGCCAGTGCCTCGGACGGCGCGGCCGTGATGGACACCAGCCACCCGCCGGGGCGGATCACCGCGAACGAGCGGTCCGTGGTGTCGCCGCCAACCGTGTCGAACACGGCGTCCACGTCCTGCACCTGCTGCTCGAAGGGCCGCGCGCGGTAATCCACGACCTCGTCGGCCCCCAGACCCCGCACGAAGTCCACGTTCCCGGCCGAGGCGGTGGCGATCACGTGCGCGCCGCGCGCGCGGGCCAGCTGCACCGCGTAGTGCCCGACACCCCCGGCACCCGCGTGGATCAGGACGCGCTGACCGGCGCGCAGGTCCATCCTCTCCAGCGCCTGATGCGCGGTCAGGGCGGCCAGGGTCATGGCGGCGGCGTCCTCGTGACTCAGCGCGGCGGGTTTCAGGGTGATGTCCGCCGCGCGGGCCAGGACGTACCCGGCGTAGGCGCCGGGCAACTGCGGGAAGGCCAGCATGCCGAACACCTCGTCACCGGCCGCGAACTCCATCACGTACGGCCCGACTGCCTCGATCACGCCGGACACGTCCCAGCCCAGCACGACCGGGAATTCCTTCAGCGGCCCCCCGGCGCGCCACTTGGTGTCCACGGGGTTGATGCTGATCGCCTGCACGCGCACGAGCACCTCGCCCAGGCCGGGCGTGGGGACGGGACGGGTGGCGGGTTGCAGGACTTCGGGGCCGCCGGGCTGCTGGATTTCCATGACGGTCATGGTCTTGGGAATGGACATGGGAACTCCTGCGGCGGGTCCGCCCGGAGGCGGCCGCCGTTCTGAACGCGGAGAAGGGGAGGGGAGGCAGGCGGGCGGTTTCCCCCTGCGGTGCCCCCAGTCTGCCAGGGTACCCACGCCTTGCCAAGTACGTACACTTCCGGTAGGTACGCACATTCTGGGAACTGTGGACTGCTAACCTGCGGGCATGACCGCGCCCGCCGAACCGCCCGCACCTGCTGCCCCCCTGCCCTGTCCCGTCACGACCACCGTGGCCGTCATCGGCGGGAAGTGGAAGGCCGTGGCGATCTACCACCTGCTGGGCGGGCCGCGCCGCTTCTCGGAGTTGCAGCGGCGCATGCCGGGCGTCACGCAGCGCATGCTGACCCTGCAACTGCGGGAACTGGAAGCCGATGGACTGGTCCACCGCGAGGTCTACCCGCAGGTACCGCCGAAAGTCGAGTACTCGCTGACCCCGCTGGGCCTGACGCTGGAACCCATCGTGCGCGCCATGCTGGCCTGGGGGGCCGCGTACCGCGAACGCGACAGCCAGCCCGGCCAGTCTGATACCGACTCCGATTGAATGGCTTATAAAGCCGTTCAATCGGAGTCCGTATCAGTTCTCGATCTTCATGGCCATGATGCTGGAGCCTGCGTCCACGTACACGGTCTGCCCGGTCATGCCGCTGCCCAGGTCGGAAAGCAGGAACAGGGCGAGCTTGCCGACCTCGTCGGGTGTGGCGTTGCGGCCCAGCGGGGCGGCCTCGGCGGCTTTCTCGTACATGGTGCCGAATCCGGGGATGGAGCGGGCCGCGATGGTCCGCATGGGGCCGGCGCTGATGGTGTTCACGCGCACGTCGGCGGCGCCCATCTCGCTGGCGAGGTAGCGGGTGGTGGCTTCCAGCGCGGCCTTGGCGACGCCCATCACGTTGTACTTGGGCACGACTTTCTGCGAGGCGTGGTAGGTGAGGCTGATCACGCTGCCGCCGGGGCGCAGCAGGGTCTCGGCGTGCCGGCAGGTGGAGACCAGCGTGTACGCGCTGACGTTCAGGGCGGTGTTCCAGTCGGCTTCGGTGGTGTCCAGGAACCGGCCGTCCATGGCGGCGCGCGGCGCGAACGCGATGGAATGCACCAGGTAGTCCAGCCCCCCGAATTCGTCTTTCACGCGGCCGAACAGGGCACTCAGGTCGTCCTCGCTGGTGGCGTCGGCCTGCTGGGTCCAGACGTTCTCGTGTCCGGCGAGCAGTTTGTCGAGTTCGCCTTTCAGGCGTTCGCCCTGGTACGAGAAGCCCACGCGGCACCCGGCCGCCAGAAGCTGCTGCGCGATGGCCCAGCCGAGGCTGCGTGCGTTCGCCACGCCCATCACCAGGGCCGTCTTGCCGCTCAAGTCAATGCTGACACTCATGGGGGGGACTCTAGCAACCCGCGCGGGCGCCTGCTGAAGCGGGTGCAAAACGTCCCCGTCCGGGCCGGGCGCGGGCGGGGGCGTTCACTGCATGAAGGCCGCATCCCCCGGTGTGGGACTTGACGCGTCAGAATCCGGTGAGAGATGACCCTGCATACTGAACGCCTGATGCTGATCCGCGCGCCGCACCTCACTGCGCCGCACGCCTTCACGACGCGTGCTGGTGGCGTGTCCACCGGTCCCTACGGTGGGCTGAACCTCGACGACCGTGAAGACGACCCCGCGCACGTGCAGGAAAACCGCCAGCGGCTGTGCGCGGCGCTGGGGTTCACGCCCGCCCAGGTGGCCCGCCTGACCCAGGTGCACGGCACCGACGTCGTGCACGCCCGCAGCGGTGGCCACTGGACCGGGGACGCCCTGGTCACCGCCGACGCCGGGGTGCTGCTGGCCATCGGCACCGCCGACTGCTACCCGCTGCTGCTGCACGACCCGCACGCCGGGGTGATCGGCGCCGCGCACGCCGGCTGGAAGGGCACGCTGGGCCGCGTGGCCGCCCGCACCGTGCAGGCCATGACCGACCTGGGCGCCGACCCGGCCCGCATCCTGGCCGCTGTCGGTCCCGGCATCCGCGCCGCCGCGTACCCGGTCGGCGAGGAGGTCGCGCTGGCCTTCGCGCAGGAGGGCCTGGGCGCGCATGTGGGCGCCGACGAGGACGAACTGCGCGGTGATCCCACCTGGCACCTGGATCTGGCCGGAGCGAACCGCGCGGTGCTGCGCGGGGCGGGCGTGCCGGACGCGCAGGTGTGGGTCAGTGGCCGCTGCTCGACCGAGGCGGACTTCTACTCGTACCGCCGCGACGCGGGCCGCACCGGGCGCATGTGGGCCGTGATCGGCCAGCACGCCCTGCGTGACGCTCCGGCGCGGGGGCAGGCGTGAGTCTGCTGCGCCCCCGCGACGTGATCGACCACGTCACTCACCTGACACCGGAATTCCTGGCCGACCGGGGCCTGCACGGCCTGCTGCTGGACCTGGACAACACCCTGGTCCCGTACGGCAGTTACGACGCGCAGGGCGTGGCCAGCACCCTGGCCTGGGTCCGCGACCTGAAAATCGCGGGCGTGGGCCTGTACCTGCTGAGCAACGCCACCGGGCGGCGCGCGGCGTTCTGGCTGGACAAACTGGAATTCCAGGGTGTCGGACTGGCCGGGAAGCCCAATCCCCGCGCCTTCCGCCGCGCCCTGAGCGAACTGCACCTCCCGGCGCATCAGGTGGGCATGGTCGGCGATCAACTGTTCACGGACGTGCTGGGCGGCAACCTGAGCGGCATGCACACCATCCTGGTGCGCCCCCTGGCCACAAACGCCCTCCCTCATACCCGCGTGGCCCGCCGCCTGGAACGCGCCGTCCTGAAACGGTACGGGCACGACTGGAATCACTGACATGACACGGCCCACCGCTCCGCCCGCCCGCGGCCCACGCCTTCCTTCCTCATCTTCCTGCACTCTGCACGTTCCCTCACGCCGCGCGGCCCGACCGGGTCTGAACAAGGAGACACAACATGGCACTCTCAATCGGTGACCGGCGCCTGGGCGCCATTCTGCTCGAACAGGGGTACGTGAACGACACGGACCTGCAAAAAGCCCTGGTCCGTCACGCCGAGGTGGGCGGCCGCCTCGCGGAGATCCTGATCGACTCCGGCATGGTCGGCGAGAAACGCATCGCGCGGGCCATCGAGGAGGCGCTGGGTATTCCGCTGGTGAACCTGCTGGTCGTGACGCCGGAGGCGCAGGCGCTGGCCGCCGTGCGCCCCCAGACGGCCCTGAGCGTGCAGGCCTTCCCGTTCGCGGTGGACGGCGGCACCCTGCGCGTGGCGATCGTGGACCCGCTGTCCAGCCTGAGCATCGAGGCGCTCGAGGACGACAGCGGCATGAACATCGAGCCGTACCAGGCGCTGCGTGACCAGATCATGTGGGCCATCGCCACGAACTACCCGGACCTGAACCTGCAGGCCGAACTGCCCGCCGACGCCGAGGCCAACAGCGGCGGCGGCATGATGGGCCAGCGCCTGATCTCGCGCGGCCTGATCACCGACGCGCAACTGCAGATCGCGCTGGACTCTCAGCAGCAGACGGGCGAACCGCTGGGCTCCACCCTGATCGCGCAGAAAGCCATCACGGAAGATCAGCTGTACGAGATCCTGGCCGAGCAGGTCGGCGCGGTGTACCTGCGCAACCCCCGCGACTTCCAGCCCAGCGAGGACGTGCTGGGCAGCATGCTGCGCGCCGACGCGCTGCGCCTGAACGCCGTGCCCGTCGACGAGACCGACAGCGGCGTGACGGTGGTCGCCAGCGATCCCCGCAAACGCGAGGACATCGAGGCGCTCGTGGGCCGCCCCGTGCAGCTGATTCTCGCCAAGCCGCGCGACGTGGAACTGCTGATCGAACGCTTCTACCCGCAGCGCGGCCGCCTGGGCGAGCAGATGGTGCAGCAGGGCACCCTGTCACGCGCGCAGCTGCGCGAGGCGTTGCAGGTACAGGCCCGCGAGGGCCGCGTCAAACCGCTGGGCGAGGTGATCGTGGAACTCGGGTTCGCCGGGGCCGACGAGATCGACAACGCCCTGCAGAAACAGAACTCCGGGGGCGGCCGCCTGGAAGACACGCTGGTGCAGTCCGGGAAGCTCAGCCCGGAGATGCTGGCCCGTTCGCTGGCCGCGCAGCTCGGCTACGAGTTCCTGGACCCGGTCCAGAACCCGCCGGACAGCAAGGTCGCGTTGATGATCCCGGAAAGCACCGCCCGCCGCTACGGCGTGGTCCCGGTCCGCCTTCAGGGCGAGTCGCTGGTCATCGCCATGAAGGACCCGCGCAACGTGTTCGCGCTGGACGACCTGAAACTCATCACGGGCCGCGAGGTCATCCCGGCCGTCATGGCCGAAAAGGACATCGTCCGCCTGATCGAGCGGTACTTCGGCAGCAAGGACATGGCCGACCTGAACCAGCGGCTGGTGCAGGAAAGCAAGCAGCGCGACAAGGACAACAAACGCCAGGAAGACACCGACGTCAGCGCGGGCCTCGACGACAACGCCGTGGTGCGCGTCGTGGACAACATCATCCGCGAGGCGGCCCTGCAGGAAGCCAGCGACATCCACATCGAACCGACCGAGACGGCCCTGCGCGTCCGCTACCGCGTGGACGGCATCCTGCGCGAACAGAACGAGCTTCCCAAGGGCAGTTCGCAGAGCATCCTGGCGCGCATCAAGATCATGGGCCACCTGGACATCAGCGAGCGGCGCGTGCCGCAGGACGGCCGCGTGCGCTTCAAGAAGGGCAGCATCGACCTCGACCTGCGACTGTCCACGCTGCCCACCGTGTACGGCGAGAAGGCCGTCATGCGACTGCTGCAGAAGGCCAGCAACATCCCCGAAGTCGAGCAACTGGGCTTTTCCGAGCACAACTACCAGCGTTACCTGGACACCATTCACAAACCCAACGGCATCTTCCTGGTGACCGGCCCCACCGGCTCCGGGAAGTCCTTCACGTCCTTTTCCACCCTCAAGCGCATCGCGGTGCCCGAGAAGAACACCACCACCATCGAGGACCCGGTCGAATACGAGATTCCGGGCATCATCCAGTCACAGGTGAACAACACGGCGGGCATGACCTTCGCCCGCGCCCTGAGGGCCTTCCTGCGACAGGACCCCGACATCATCTTCGTTGGCGAGATCCGAGACACCGAGACCGCCAAGATCGCCGTCGAGGCCGCCCTGACCGGACACCTCGTGCTGGCCACCCTGCACACCAACGACGCGCCGGGCGCCATCGTGCGCCTCGAGGAGATGGGCGTCGAGCACTTCAACATCGGCGCGGCCGTCGTGGGCGTGGTCGCCCAGCGCCTCGTGCGTAAGGTCTGCCCGGACTGCAAGGCCCCCACCAACGCCGACCCGGACGTCCTGCGCCGCCTGGGCATCACGGAACGCGACCTGCGCGGCGCGCAACTGATGCGCGGCGCCGGCTGCAACCGCTGCGGCGGCACCGGCTACAAGGGCCGCATGGGCATCCATGAACTGATGGTCATCGACGAACCGCTGCGCATCGCTATCGGCTCCGGCAAGAACGCCACCGAGATCACCGAGGTCGCCATCAACCAGAGCGGCATGAAAACCCTGCGCCAGGACGGCATCGAGAAGGCGCTGTCCGGCATCACCACCCTGGAGGAGGTGCTGGCCGTCACCAGCAAGTAAGCTCCTCCGCGTCCGCCCCCTGCCCGCCCCACGTTCCCCCCGAGGTACCCCCATGACCCAGCCCGCCGCCGACATCACCGACATCCTGCGTTTCGCCGCCGACAAGGGCGCGTCCGACGTGATCCTCACCGTCGGGCTCGCCCCGCAGTTCAAGTTGCAGGGCGTGTACGACTCGCAGGGCTTCGCGGAACTGGCCCCCACCGAGACCCGCAAACTGATGTACTCCATGATGAACGAGAAGCAGCAGCGCACCTTCGAGGAACGCCGCGAACTGGACTTCTCGTTCGCGCTGGGTGAGAAGGCCCGCTTCCGCGTGAACGCCTTCATGCAGCGCGGCAACGTGGGCGGCGTGCTGCGACTGATTCCCACCAAGATCAAGAGCGCCCAGGAGATGGGCCTCCCGCAGAACGTCATCGACATCGCCAACGCGCCGCGCGGCCTGGTGCTCGTGACCGGCCCGACCGGTTCGGGGAAATCCACCACGCTGGCCGCCATGATCGACTACATCAACACCACCAAGCGGCTGCACATCATGACCATCGAGGACCCCATCGAGTTCATGCACACGCACAAGCAGTCGATCATCAACCAGCGTGAGGTCGGCGCGGACACCATGAGCTTCAACGACGCCCTGCGCGCCGTGCTGCGTCAGGCGCCCGACGTGATCCTGGTCGGCGAAATGCGCGACTACGAGACCATCAAGGCCGCCGTGACCGCCGCCGAGACCGGACACCTCGTGATGGGCACCCTGCACACCAACTCCGCGCCGGAATCCATCGACCGTATCGTGGACGTGTTCCCCGAGGAGCAGCAGGAGCAGATCCGCGTGCAGCTCGCCAACAACCTCGTGGCCGTCATGACGCAGCAGCTGCTGCCCCGCCTGGACGGCCAGGGCCGCATCCTGGCGTACGAACTGCTGATCGCCAACCCCGCCGTGCGCGCCCTGATCCGCGAGGGCAAGACCTACCAGATCACCTCCGTCATGCAGACCGGCGCGCGCGAGGGCATGGTCACCATGGACGCCTTCCTGGCGAACCTGTACCGCCGCCGCGTGATCTCCTTCGACATCGGCGTCGAGCGCGCCGTGGACAGCAAGGAATTCGCCCGCCTCGCCAACGACCCCACCGTCGGAACCGCCGGAGGCAGCGCCGCCGCGCCCGCCGGGTACGGCAGCGCGCCCGTGGCGGGCTTCGCGCCCAGCAGCACCCCCGCGCCCGGCGGGTACGCGGGCCGTGACGCCGGACGCGGCGCCGACGTGGGCCGCGCCGATGTGGGCCGCGGCGCGGGCACCACCAGCACCCCGGAAATGGGCGGCGGTACCGGCGGCTACGGACGCCGCTGACCCACCCGACCACAGGAACGTCCCCCCAGTCAGACCGGGGGGACGTTCCTGTGGTGCGCTCTGTTGTGGCGCCGGGTGCTTACGCGCCGGGCTGGGTGGGGGTCTTGCCCAGCGGGACGGGCATGCTGTCCGTGTCGGTCTCGGGTTTAGGCAGCAGCAGCAGCGCCAGCACCTCGCCGACCCGCTCGGCCGCGTGGATGCGCAGGTCACCGCGGATGCTGTCCGGCACCTCCTGAAGCTGAGGCTCGTTGTCCTTGGGAATGATGACCTCGCGGATGCCGCCCTGGTGCGCGGCCAGCAGTTTCTCCTTGACCCC encodes:
- a CDS encoding IclR family transcriptional regulator, yielding MLSLQKAANILGAFSAEQPEWGVRALASHLGVPRATAHAYLAGLTEAGFLRRTPAGKYRLSWHLAEMGAQLTASLPWFPEARALITRLALEVRAVAFLCILEGEEVVATIRERHPDADIDLPLDVYLPATATASGKILYAHADITPRSFEACTPSSITSLDEWKTEVAKVRRLGYAYSIEEWIPGQCTLGVPYHALHSGLPDGHPGDTVVAAIGVQMSAGRYLREERSIRERVLQIVREAEALP
- a CDS encoding c-type cytochrome, which codes for MPTRPTHSGRRAPLPTLRPALRSALLPGLLALGLAALPVVAAPAPVLASTPASATLTSTVPLSAAPLSAAQVQAARGETVYVLACAMCHGDRLEGISGPALRGESFEAGFADLPPLGLHDLIRDTMPQDQRGTLSPQEVLDVTAYLLGENGHALPDGGLNAANLSGLLPRRQDTPTHP
- a CDS encoding M42 family metallopeptidase, whose amino-acid sequence is MSDLNLEYTLDVLVRLLDTPSPTGFTDRAVTLIESELRALGVPSRRTRKGALTWEVPGTGEGHVTFSGHVDTLGAMVKGVKDSGRLRLWGLGGYDWATVEGEDVRVHTQAGQELTGTVVNVRQSTHVHGAALRELKREAAVMEVRLDEPVFGARDVHALGVAVGDFVSFDARPRVTGSGYVKARHLDNKAAVAVFLAVTRELLARPAGVTAAFHITTYEEVGHGAATGIPAHTDELIAVDMAAVGDGQTSSEHHVTLCVADGGGPYDHALGNRLRAAARTAGLDLRVDIYPFYASDGTAAWRAGGDYPVALIGPGVDASHAYERTHTDALRATGDLMLAYLRRD
- a CDS encoding isochorismatase family protein, producing the protein MTLTPNALLLLNAQRHDLEDRSDERALARDWAHHVDEARAAGWLVAFVQWDAPRGADWETFSKAWTLHPDFRAEQGDVLVRAARPDAFEGSELAAQLHGRAVRTLHVLALPGTPELAATLASAQAEGFAVSDVVVPA
- a CDS encoding NADP-dependent oxidoreductase, whose product is MSIPKTMTVMEIQQPGGPEVLQPATRPVPTPGLGEVLVRVQAISINPVDTKWRAGGPLKEFPVVLGWDVSGVIEAVGPYVMEFAAGDEVFGMLAFPQLPGAYAGYVLARAADITLKPAALSHEDAAAMTLAALTAHQALERMDLRAGQRVLIHAGAGGVGHYAVQLARARGAHVIATASAGNVDFVRGLGADEVVDYRARPFEQQVQDVDAVFDTVGGDTTDRSFAVIRPGGWLVSITAAPSEALAQERGVHATRILVYPSRAHLNELVRLVAAGQLRSHVSQVFPLAQVADAHRAQQTGRTVGKLVLRP
- a CDS encoding winged helix-turn-helix transcriptional regulator gives rise to the protein MTAPAEPPAPAAPLPCPVTTTVAVIGGKWKAVAIYHLLGGPRRFSELQRRMPGVTQRMLTLQLRELEADGLVHREVYPQVPPKVEYSLTPLGLTLEPIVRAMLAWGAAYRERDSQPGQSDTDSD
- a CDS encoding enoyl-ACP reductase FabI, whose protein sequence is MSVSIDLSGKTALVMGVANARSLGWAIAQQLLAAGCRVGFSYQGERLKGELDKLLAGHENVWTQQADATSEDDLSALFGRVKDEFGGLDYLVHSIAFAPRAAMDGRFLDTTEADWNTALNVSAYTLVSTCRHAETLLRPGGSVISLTYHASQKVVPKYNVMGVAKAALEATTRYLASEMGAADVRVNTISAGPMRTIAARSIPGFGTMYEKAAEAAPLGRNATPDEVGKLALFLLSDLGSGMTGQTVYVDAGSSIMAMKIEN
- the pgeF gene encoding peptidoglycan editing factor PgeF, whose product is MTLHTERLMLIRAPHLTAPHAFTTRAGGVSTGPYGGLNLDDREDDPAHVQENRQRLCAALGFTPAQVARLTQVHGTDVVHARSGGHWTGDALVTADAGVLLAIGTADCYPLLLHDPHAGVIGAAHAGWKGTLGRVAARTVQAMTDLGADPARILAAVGPGIRAAAYPVGEEVALAFAQEGLGAHVGADEDELRGDPTWHLDLAGANRAVLRGAGVPDAQVWVSGRCSTEADFYSYRRDAGRTGRMWAVIGQHALRDAPARGQA
- a CDS encoding YqeG family HAD IIIA-type phosphatase: MSLLRPRDVIDHVTHLTPEFLADRGLHGLLLDLDNTLVPYGSYDAQGVASTLAWVRDLKIAGVGLYLLSNATGRRAAFWLDKLEFQGVGLAGKPNPRAFRRALSELHLPAHQVGMVGDQLFTDVLGGNLSGMHTILVRPLATNALPHTRVARRLERAVLKRYGHDWNH
- a CDS encoding ATPase, T2SS/T4P/T4SS family, whose protein sequence is MALSIGDRRLGAILLEQGYVNDTDLQKALVRHAEVGGRLAEILIDSGMVGEKRIARAIEEALGIPLVNLLVVTPEAQALAAVRPQTALSVQAFPFAVDGGTLRVAIVDPLSSLSIEALEDDSGMNIEPYQALRDQIMWAIATNYPDLNLQAELPADAEANSGGGMMGQRLISRGLITDAQLQIALDSQQQTGEPLGSTLIAQKAITEDQLYEILAEQVGAVYLRNPRDFQPSEDVLGSMLRADALRLNAVPVDETDSGVTVVASDPRKREDIEALVGRPVQLILAKPRDVELLIERFYPQRGRLGEQMVQQGTLSRAQLREALQVQAREGRVKPLGEVIVELGFAGADEIDNALQKQNSGGGRLEDTLVQSGKLSPEMLARSLAAQLGYEFLDPVQNPPDSKVALMIPESTARRYGVVPVRLQGESLVIAMKDPRNVFALDDLKLITGREVIPAVMAEKDIVRLIERYFGSKDMADLNQRLVQESKQRDKDNKRQEDTDVSAGLDDNAVVRVVDNIIREAALQEASDIHIEPTETALRVRYRVDGILREQNELPKGSSQSILARIKIMGHLDISERRVPQDGRVRFKKGSIDLDLRLSTLPTVYGEKAVMRLLQKASNIPEVEQLGFSEHNYQRYLDTIHKPNGIFLVTGPTGSGKSFTSFSTLKRIAVPEKNTTTIEDPVEYEIPGIIQSQVNNTAGMTFARALRAFLRQDPDIIFVGEIRDTETAKIAVEAALTGHLVLATLHTNDAPGAIVRLEEMGVEHFNIGAAVVGVVAQRLVRKVCPDCKAPTNADPDVLRRLGITERDLRGAQLMRGAGCNRCGGTGYKGRMGIHELMVIDEPLRIAIGSGKNATEITEVAINQSGMKTLRQDGIEKALSGITTLEEVLAVTSK
- a CDS encoding type IV pilus twitching motility protein PilT translates to MTQPAADITDILRFAADKGASDVILTVGLAPQFKLQGVYDSQGFAELAPTETRKLMYSMMNEKQQRTFEERRELDFSFALGEKARFRVNAFMQRGNVGGVLRLIPTKIKSAQEMGLPQNVIDIANAPRGLVLVTGPTGSGKSTTLAAMIDYINTTKRLHIMTIEDPIEFMHTHKQSIINQREVGADTMSFNDALRAVLRQAPDVILVGEMRDYETIKAAVTAAETGHLVMGTLHTNSAPESIDRIVDVFPEEQQEQIRVQLANNLVAVMTQQLLPRLDGQGRILAYELLIANPAVRALIREGKTYQITSVMQTGAREGMVTMDAFLANLYRRRVISFDIGVERAVDSKEFARLANDPTVGTAGGSAAAPAGYGSAPVAGFAPSSTPAPGGYAGRDAGRGADVGRADVGRGAGTTSTPEMGGGTGGYGRR